The Magnetospirillum sp. XM-1 genomic interval TAATATAAAAGAGGAAATCAAAGGGGCGCCGCAACAGGTCCCCGCCATTCATCCGGGAGGGTTTCCTTATGAAGAGCACGCTGGTCGCCGGTCTGACCGCCACCCGCCGTTACGAGGTCGACAAGGGCCGCACCATCGGCTTCATGGGCGACGAGGCGCGGGTCTACAACACGCCTGCGCTGATCTACGACATGGAAGTCACCGCCCGCGATCTGCTGCTGGAGCATTCCGATGCCGGCGAGGATTCGGTCGGCACCCGGGTCGAGGTCGACCATCTGGCTCCCACCCTGCTGGGCCAGTGGGTCGAGATCACCGTGACGGTGGAAGAGGTCAAGGGCCCCGGCGTGACCTTCTCGTTCACCGCCAAGGACTCGCTCGACAACATCGGCAAGGGCGTTCACAAGCGGTTCGTGGTCGGCGTCGAGCAGACCAAGGCCCGCCTGCTGGCCAAGGCCGAGAAGGCCAAGAGCGCGTCATGAGCGCCGCCCCGGCCGGGGGTGGGGGAAGCAAGGTCGAGAAGGTCCAGACGTACTGCTACCAGTGTGTGGCGGGCCCGGACCTGATGACCGTGAAGGTGGTCGATGGCGTCGCCACCGAGATCGAGCCCAATTTCAAGGCGGCCGATACCCACCCGGCCGAGGGCAAGGTTTGCGTCAAGGCGTTCGGACTGATTCAGAAGTCCTATACGCCGCACCGCATCCTCACTCCCATGAAGCGGACCAACCCCAAGAAGGGGAAGGACCAGGACCCCGGCTTCGTGCCCATCTCGTGGGACGAGGCGATGAGCACCATCGCCGAGAAGCTGAACACCATCCGCGCCGAAGGGCTGCTGGACCAGCACGGCTATCCCAAGGTGGCCGCCTCGTTCGGCGGCGCCGGCACGCCGACCCAGTACATGGGCTCGCTCACCGCCTTCCTGTCGGCCTGGGGTCCCATCGATTTCGGCTTCGGCTCGGGCCAGGGCGTCAAGTGCTATCACTCCGAGCACCTGTACGGCGAATTCTGGCATCGCGGCTACGTGATCACGCCGGACACGCCGCGCGTCAATTACATCATCAATTGCGGCGCCAACCACGAGGCGTCGGGCGGCGTCTGCGGCGTCTACCGCCATTCCGAGGCCCGCGCCCGGGGCGCCAAGCGCATTCAGGTCGAGCCGCACCTGTCGGTGACCGGCGCCTGCTCGGCCGAGTGGCTGCCCATCCGGCCCAAGACCGACGCCGCCTTCCTGATGAGCCTGCTGAACGTGATGGTTCACGAGGCCGGGCGCGAACGTCTCGACCTGGATTTCCTCAAGAACACCACGTCCAGCCCCTATCTGGTCGGTCCCGACGGCTGGTATCTGCGCGACCCCGAGACCAACAAGCCGCTGCTGTGGGACGAGAAGTCGGGCCGCGCCGTGGCCCACGACACCCCCGGCGCGGTCCCCGCCCTGGAAGGCCGCTTCACGGTTTCCCATGCGGTGACGCTGGGCGCCGACGACGAGCGCTGGGAGCACCGGGACGTGGAGGGCGTCACCGCCTTCACCAAGTTCGTCGATCACGTCCGCACCTACACGCCGGCCTGGGCCGCCAAGGTCTGCGACGTGCCGGAAGAGCGCATCCGCAAGATCGCCAACGAGTTCCTCGACAACGCCTGCGTCGGCCAGACCATCGAGATCGACGGGGTGGAGATGCCCTACCGCCCGGTGGCGGTGACGCTGGGTAAGACGGTCAACAACGGCTGGGGCGGCGCCGAGTGCTGCTGGGCCCGGACCATGCTGGCCGTGCTGGTGGGCGCGCTCGAGGTGCCCGGCGGCACCATCGGCACCACCATCCGCATCAACCGTCCCGCCGCCAACCGTCTGGAAAGCTTCGACGGCTGCCTCGACGGCTTCATGGAATACCCGTTCAACCCCACCGACAAGGATACCTGGGCGGCCAAGCCGATCATCCGCAACGCCTACAAGATGCTGGTGCCGCTGGTGGGCAATTCCTCGTGGAGCCCGGCGCTGGGTCCGACCCAGTTCTCCTACATGTTCCTGGACGAGCCCCAGGACGAGATTCCGCGCGCCACCTTCCCGGAATTCCTGCTGGTCTACCGCACCAACCCGGTGATCTCGTTCTGGGACACCGACCGGGTGGCCGACGTGGTGTCGCGCATGCCCTTCGTGGTGTGCTTCGCCCATACCAGGGACGAGACCAACCACTTCGCCGACATCCTGCTGCCCGACGCCACCGACCTGGAAGGCATGCAGCTGATCCGCATCGGCGGCACCAAGTTCCAGGAGCAGTACTGGAAGACCCAGGGCTTCGCGCTGCGCCAGCCCAGCGTCAAGCCCCAGGGCGAGGCCCGCGACTTCACCGACATCGCCACCGATCTGGCGGTGCGCACCGGGTTGCAGGAAAAGTACGTGGCCGCCATCAACCGCGGCTCCCACGGTGTGCCGCTGAAAGGCAAGAACTGGGATTTCAGCCTGCCCGTGGACAAGGTGCCGACCCTGGAAGAGGTGTGGGACGCCTCCTGCCGCTCGGCCTCGGCCGAGTTGACCGGCGGTGCCGAGTCCCAGGGACTCGACTGGTGGAAGCAGAACGGCTTCCGCACCATTCCCTTCCCCGAGACCAACTGGTTCCTCACTCCGGCGCTGAAGGCCAAGGGCCTGCGCTACGAGCTGCCCTACCAGGAGCGTCTGGCCCGCATCGGCCGCCAGCTGGCCAACCGCCTGCGCGAAGCCGGCATCACCTGGTGGGACAGCCAGCTGACCGAATACCGGCCGCTGATGGAATGGCACAACTTCCCCGGCTACTGGGACCAGAGCGTCGTCGAGTTCGGCGGCAAGGTCGAGGACTTCCCCTTCTGGGTGGTCACGGCGCGCTCCATGCAATACGCCTGGGGCTCCAACATGCACATTCCGCTGATGCGCGAGGTGTCGGGCAACGTCAAGGGCCATGACGGCGTGATGATGAACCCCGAGGCCGTCCGCAAGATCGGCGTCAAGGACGGCGAGCGCATCGTCGTCACCGCGCCGACCGGCAAGAGCGTCTCGGGCCGCGTGGTGCTGACCCAGGGCATCCGCCCCGACACCATCCTGATGATGGCCCAGTTCGACCACTGGGCCACCCCGGTGGCCAAGGATTTCGACGTGCCCAGCATGAACCGGCTGACCGCCATGACCATGCAGCTGACCGACGCCACCGGCTCGGCCGCCGACCTTAGCCGCGTCGCCATCCGGAAAGCGCGCGACGACGAGCAGGTAAGCACTGGCGGGAAGGGGAGGCGGTCATGACCAAATGGGCCATCGTTGCCGACCTGGGACGCTGCGTCGGCTGCCAGACCTGCACCACCGCGTGCCGTCACGCCAACGCCACGCCGCCCGGCGTGCAGTACCGCAAGGTGCTGGACATGGAGGTGGGCACCTTCCCCGACGTGCGCCGCGTCTTCGTGCCGGTGGGCTGCATGCATTGCGACGAGCCGCCGTGCCGCGACGTCTGCCCCACCACGGCGACCAAGAAGCGCGCCGACGGCATGGTCACCATCGACTACGACATCTGCATCGGCTGCGGCTATTGCATCGTCGCCTGTCCCTACCAGGCCCGCTACAAGGTGTCCAAGCCCACCTTCGCCTTCAAGGATCAGGCCACCCAGAACGAGCGGGCGCGTTACGATGAACGCTTGCTTGGCGTCGCGCAGAAGTGCACCTTCTGCGTCGACCGGGTCGATTACGGGCTGGCCAACGGGTTGACCCCCGGGGTGGCGCCGGAAGCGACTCCCGCCTGCGTCAACGCCTGCCTGTCCAAGGCGCTGACGTTCGGCGACACCGATAATCCTGACAGCAACGTCAGCAAGCTGCTGAAGCGGTACAAGTCGT includes:
- a CDS encoding thioesterase family protein, with the translated sequence MKSTLVAGLTATRRYEVDKGRTIGFMGDEARVYNTPALIYDMEVTARDLLLEHSDAGEDSVGTRVEVDHLAPTLLGQWVEITVTVEEVKGPGVTFSFTAKDSLDNIGKGVHKRFVVGVEQTKARLLAKAEKAKSAS
- a CDS encoding molybdopterin-dependent oxidoreductase codes for the protein MSAAPAGGGGSKVEKVQTYCYQCVAGPDLMTVKVVDGVATEIEPNFKAADTHPAEGKVCVKAFGLIQKSYTPHRILTPMKRTNPKKGKDQDPGFVPISWDEAMSTIAEKLNTIRAEGLLDQHGYPKVAASFGGAGTPTQYMGSLTAFLSAWGPIDFGFGSGQGVKCYHSEHLYGEFWHRGYVITPDTPRVNYIINCGANHEASGGVCGVYRHSEARARGAKRIQVEPHLSVTGACSAEWLPIRPKTDAAFLMSLLNVMVHEAGRERLDLDFLKNTTSSPYLVGPDGWYLRDPETNKPLLWDEKSGRAVAHDTPGAVPALEGRFTVSHAVTLGADDERWEHRDVEGVTAFTKFVDHVRTYTPAWAAKVCDVPEERIRKIANEFLDNACVGQTIEIDGVEMPYRPVAVTLGKTVNNGWGGAECCWARTMLAVLVGALEVPGGTIGTTIRINRPAANRLESFDGCLDGFMEYPFNPTDKDTWAAKPIIRNAYKMLVPLVGNSSWSPALGPTQFSYMFLDEPQDEIPRATFPEFLLVYRTNPVISFWDTDRVADVVSRMPFVVCFAHTRDETNHFADILLPDATDLEGMQLIRIGGTKFQEQYWKTQGFALRQPSVKPQGEARDFTDIATDLAVRTGLQEKYVAAINRGSHGVPLKGKNWDFSLPVDKVPTLEEVWDASCRSASAELTGGAESQGLDWWKQNGFRTIPFPETNWFLTPALKAKGLRYELPYQERLARIGRQLANRLREAGITWWDSQLTEYRPLMEWHNFPGYWDQSVVEFGGKVEDFPFWVVTARSMQYAWGSNMHIPLMREVSGNVKGHDGVMMNPEAVRKIGVKDGERIVVTAPTGKSVSGRVVLTQGIRPDTILMMAQFDHWATPVAKDFDVPSMNRLTAMTMQLTDATGSAADLSRVAIRKARDDEQVSTGGKGRRS
- a CDS encoding 4Fe-4S dicluster domain-containing protein: MTKWAIVADLGRCVGCQTCTTACRHANATPPGVQYRKVLDMEVGTFPDVRRVFVPVGCMHCDEPPCRDVCPTTATKKRADGMVTIDYDICIGCGYCIVACPYQARYKVSKPTFAFKDQATQNERARYDERLLGVAQKCTFCVDRVDYGLANGLTPGVAPEATPACVNACLSKALTFGDTDNPDSNVSKLLKRYKSFRMHEELGTGPNIHYLWETEDE